A portion of the Tenacibaculum todarodis genome contains these proteins:
- a CDS encoding cation transporter, translating into MKIQKFIFALVVACLVLTSCKTEAKKETPVVAKDAKVEKLAINISGMTCEIGCAKTIQSKLSKKDGVIDAQVVFIDSVAKIKFDANKTSKTDLIAFVDGIAGGDLYKATEKAPTKICDIDCKKDCCTKKDADKKACAEDCKKECCADKKA; encoded by the coding sequence ATGAAAATTCAAAAATTTATATTCGCTTTAGTTGTAGCTTGCTTAGTTTTAACTTCTTGCAAAACTGAAGCTAAAAAAGAAACGCCAGTTGTTGCAAAGGATGCAAAGGTTGAAAAATTAGCTATTAACATTTCTGGAATGACCTGTGAAATTGGTTGTGCAAAAACCATTCAGTCTAAATTATCTAAAAAAGATGGAGTAATTGATGCTCAGGTTGTTTTTATAGATAGCGTTGCAAAAATTAAATTTGATGCAAACAAAACAAGTAAAACAGATTTAATTGCCTTTGTTGATGGGATTGCAGGAGGAGATTTATATAAAGCTACAGAAAAAGCACCAACAAAAATTTGTGATATAGATTGTAAAAAAGACTGTTGTACTAAAAAAGATGCAGACAAAAAAGCTTGTGCAGAAGATTGTAAAAAAGAATGTTGCGCAGATAAAAAAGCATAA
- a CDS encoding HU family DNA-binding protein — MQKYNIMTKADIVSKISDKSGIEKADVLATVEAFMTEVKGALENGDNVYLRGFGSFIIKTRAEKTGRNISKNTTIKIPAHNIPAFKPAKTFTEGVKSKVLVK; from the coding sequence ATACAAAAATATAATATTATGACGAAAGCAGATATCGTATCTAAAATTTCAGATAAATCAGGAATTGAAAAGGCAGATGTATTAGCAACTGTTGAAGCTTTTATGACTGAAGTTAAGGGTGCTTTAGAAAATGGAGACAATGTTTATTTAAGAGGTTTTGGTAGTTTTATCATCAAAACAAGAGCAGAAAAAACAGGAAGAAACATTTCGAAGAATACAACTATAAAGATTCCAGCACACAATATTCCAGCTTTTAAGCCTGCTAAAACATTTACAGAAGGAGTAAAAAGCAAAGTATTAGTTAAATAA
- the gldD gene encoding gliding motility lipoprotein GldD: MRSIILLICSVIFISCGSETLPKPKGFLSLQYPENSYQKLSLKRPYTFDVSKQATVKDLPKNWLKITYPKLKASIDITYRPVKNNLRELLVESEKLVFEHAIKADQISAPREYINDEKKVFGSIYQIEGNAASQVQFHATDSTKHFLKASLFFYTKPNYDSILPAINYIKKDMIKMMESLEWEE, translated from the coding sequence ATGCGTAGTATTATTTTACTTATTTGTAGTGTTATTTTTATTTCTTGCGGAAGCGAAACTTTACCAAAACCCAAAGGTTTTTTAAGTTTGCAATATCCTGAAAATAGCTATCAAAAATTATCTTTAAAAAGACCCTATACTTTTGATGTTTCAAAACAAGCAACCGTAAAAGACCTACCAAAAAATTGGTTAAAAATTACCTATCCAAAATTAAAAGCTTCTATAGATATAACCTACAGACCTGTAAAAAACAACTTAAGAGAATTGTTGGTTGAGTCTGAAAAATTGGTTTTTGAACACGCAATTAAGGCTGATCAGATTTCTGCTCCAAGAGAATATATTAATGATGAAAAAAAAGTTTTTGGAAGTATATATCAAATTGAAGGAAATGCAGCTTCTCAAGTACAATTTCATGCAACAGACAGCACTAAACACTTTTTAAAAGCTTCTTTATTTTTCTACACAAAACCTAATTACGATTCTATTTTACCCGCAATTAATTATATTAAAAAAGATATGATTAAAATGATGGAGAGTTTAGAGTGGGAGGAATAA
- a CDS encoding helix-turn-helix domain-containing protein — MLFTHLCVINKQEELFLNNIGDTLKYFRVQKKMSQEDLANDADIPINQIGRIERAEINTSLLTILKITNALEISFLDFFQELENLSKTKTQD, encoded by the coding sequence ATGCTATTCACACATTTGTGTGTGATAAACAAACAAGAAGAACTTTTTTTAAATAATATAGGTGATACACTAAAATATTTTAGAGTTCAAAAAAAAATGTCACAAGAAGATTTAGCAAATGATGCTGATATTCCTATTAATCAGATTGGTAGAATTGAGCGAGCTGAAATTAATACTTCTCTTTTAACAATCTTAAAGATTACAAACGCTTTAGAAATTTCATTTTTAGATTTCTTTCAAGAATTAGAAAATCTTTCTAAAACCAAAACCCAAGATTAA
- a CDS encoding COX15/CtaA family protein has translation MKKNFPTLVKITIFAVYLIFLAGSIVRMTGSGMGCPDWPKCFGYYIPPTAEEQITWKPNAEFKKGMIIIKNETLFVAEEDLKTSEEFNLNNWKKYTKHSYAKFNKFHTWTEYINRLSSALAGIPLLLMVVFSAFFWKEKKIFTLLSISVLILFLFEAWLGKTVVDTNLKPTVITIHMVAGLVIVALLLYLYFISSDKPKVYKYNSLFTKLVIVSVIFSLIQIAMGTQVRQFIDEQVKQFGFENKHYSLLEPNFKFYFHRSFTIAIVLVNFGLFYLNQLKELGYKLVNWIVFLLFLETITGILMYYAEFPIGTQAIHLLAGSILFGLQFYLWLQSRRSN, from the coding sequence ATGAAAAAAAACTTCCCAACACTTGTCAAAATCACCATTTTTGCTGTCTATTTAATCTTTTTAGCGGGCTCAATTGTTAGAATGACAGGTTCTGGAATGGGTTGTCCAGATTGGCCAAAATGTTTTGGATATTATATTCCGCCAACAGCGGAAGAACAAATTACATGGAAACCAAATGCTGAGTTTAAAAAGGGAATGATTATTATTAAAAATGAAACCCTTTTTGTTGCAGAAGAGGATTTAAAAACTTCGGAAGAATTCAATCTTAATAACTGGAAAAAGTACACAAAACACAGCTACGCAAAATTTAATAAATTTCATACTTGGACAGAGTATATAAATAGACTATCTTCTGCTTTAGCAGGAATTCCGTTGTTGTTAATGGTGGTTTTTTCTGCTTTCTTTTGGAAAGAAAAAAAGATATTTACGTTGCTTTCAATAAGTGTTTTAATATTGTTTTTGTTTGAAGCTTGGTTAGGAAAAACAGTTGTAGATACCAATTTAAAACCAACCGTAATTACCATTCACATGGTTGCTGGTTTGGTAATTGTAGCGCTTTTGTTGTATCTGTATTTTATTTCTTCGGATAAACCCAAAGTTTATAAATACAACTCATTATTTACGAAATTGGTAATTGTTTCGGTAATTTTCTCGTTGATACAAATTGCAATGGGAACACAAGTAAGACAATTTATTGATGAGCAAGTAAAACAATTCGGATTTGAAAACAAACACTATAGTTTATTAGAGCCTAATTTTAAATTTTATTTCCATCGCTCATTTACAATTGCAATTGTATTAGTTAATTTTGGTTTATTTTATTTAAATCAACTTAAAGAGTTAGGTTATAAACTTGTAAATTGGATTGTTTTTCTTCTTTTTTTAGAAACCATTACTGGTATTTTAATGTACTACGCAGAATTTCCAATAGGAACACAAGCAATACATTTATTAGCGGGTTCTATTTTATTTGGATTGCAGTTCTATTTGTGGTTGCAAAGTAGGAGAAGTAATTAG
- a CDS encoding DMT family transporter, with amino-acid sequence MKNEQKKWIYLIILSLVWGSSFILMKKALISLSPIQLAALRTIIAAVFVIIVGHKNLKKIKKRHWKYIVFSALVGTFIPAFLFAFAIKGIDSSIASILNSLTPFNTFIIGALVFGFAFQKNQLTGILVGLIGTIILILKGADLNPDQNYWYALLPIIASIGYAFNVNIIKKHLYDLNALTITTGHFILVIVPALVVLSFTGFFTEFELNSETKPALFYIIILAFFGTAIAKVMFNEMVHISTPIFASSVTYLIPIVAVIWGIIDGEKLSLIQLIAGVIILFGVWLVNRKK; translated from the coding sequence ATGAAAAACGAACAAAAAAAATGGATTTACTTAATAATACTTTCTTTAGTTTGGGGAAGTTCTTTTATTTTAATGAAAAAAGCTTTAATAAGCTTATCACCAATACAATTAGCTGCTTTACGCACTATAATTGCTGCCGTGTTTGTAATAATTGTTGGCCATAAAAATTTAAAAAAAATAAAAAAAAGACATTGGAAGTATATTGTTTTTAGCGCTTTAGTTGGAACTTTTATCCCCGCTTTTTTGTTTGCTTTTGCTATTAAAGGAATAGATAGTTCAATTGCATCAATATTAAATTCCTTGACTCCTTTTAACACATTTATCATTGGAGCTTTGGTCTTTGGGTTTGCATTCCAAAAAAATCAATTAACAGGAATTTTAGTTGGTTTGATTGGTACAATTATTCTAATTTTAAAAGGAGCAGACTTAAATCCCGATCAAAATTATTGGTATGCATTATTACCTATTATCGCATCTATTGGTTACGCGTTTAATGTAAATATTATAAAAAAACATCTCTATGATTTAAATGCACTAACTATAACCACAGGGCACTTTATATTAGTAATAGTTCCTGCATTAGTAGTATTAAGTTTTACAGGTTTTTTTACTGAGTTTGAATTAAATTCCGAAACAAAGCCAGCATTATTCTACATCATTATTTTAGCTTTCTTTGGAACAGCAATTGCCAAAGTAATGTTTAATGAAATGGTACATATTTCCACTCCAATCTTCGCTTCATCCGTAACCTATTTAATTCCTATTGTGGCAGTTATTTGGGGGATTATAGATGGCGAAAAACTAAGCCTTATTCAATTAATAGCTGGTGTAATTATCTTATTTGGTGTTTGGTTGGTAAATAGAAAAAAATAG
- a CDS encoding Rne/Rng family ribonuclease has product MKTELIIRSNASDIDFALLKDGKLIELNKETSDNKFSVGDIFLAKIGKVLSGLNASFVNVGYPKDGFLHYHDLGPQVQSLNSFIKKVSTGKYKEFTLKNFQFQKDINKDGSINDVLKSGQNLLVQIVKEPISTKGPRLSSELSIAGRYLVLVPFSNRVSVSQKIEDPKEKERLKRLAKSIRPKGFGVILRTVAEGKKVAELDKDLQNSLERWKTMCKRIANTNTPTKILSELNRASSILRDVMNESFTNIVTNDKDLKQEIKEYLQEIYPEKENIVKLHRSETPIFEKYGIERQIKTSFGKTVSMSKGAYLVIEHTEALHVIDVNSGNRSNKAGSQEDTALEVNMISATEVARQLQLRDMGGIIVVDFIDMHKAENRNKLFQHLKEQMSFDRTKHKILPPTKFGLVQITRQRVRPELSIKTTEANPNKNGQVEAPIVLLDKIEAELEKVLSNPKNKKVALNVHPFIAAYLTKGINSIRFRWFLQHKKWITIIPRDAYTYLHYKFKIKRK; this is encoded by the coding sequence ATGAAAACTGAATTAATAATTCGTTCAAATGCATCTGATATTGATTTTGCCTTATTAAAAGATGGAAAACTTATTGAATTAAATAAAGAAACAAGTGATAATAAATTCTCTGTTGGCGATATTTTTCTTGCCAAAATAGGAAAAGTATTATCGGGTTTAAACGCCAGTTTTGTAAATGTTGGTTACCCAAAAGATGGTTTTTTACATTACCATGATTTAGGGCCACAGGTACAATCTTTAAATAGTTTTATTAAGAAAGTAAGCACAGGTAAGTATAAAGAATTCACTTTAAAGAACTTTCAATTTCAGAAAGACATTAACAAAGACGGTAGCATTAACGACGTACTAAAATCTGGTCAAAACTTATTAGTACAAATTGTAAAAGAACCTATTTCTACAAAAGGCCCAAGATTAAGCTCAGAGCTTTCTATAGCTGGTAGATATTTAGTTTTAGTTCCTTTTTCTAATCGAGTATCTGTATCTCAAAAGATAGAAGATCCAAAAGAAAAAGAACGTTTAAAAAGATTAGCAAAAAGCATTAGGCCTAAAGGGTTTGGTGTTATTTTAAGAACTGTTGCAGAAGGAAAAAAAGTAGCAGAACTTGACAAAGATTTACAAAACTCATTAGAGCGTTGGAAAACTATGTGTAAGCGCATTGCAAACACAAACACACCAACAAAAATATTGAGTGAACTTAACAGAGCATCTTCTATCTTAAGAGATGTAATGAATGAATCTTTTACAAACATTGTAACCAACGATAAAGATTTGAAACAAGAAATTAAAGAGTATTTACAAGAAATTTATCCCGAAAAGGAAAATATTGTAAAACTTCATCGTTCAGAGACTCCAATATTTGAGAAATATGGGATAGAACGTCAAATAAAAACATCGTTTGGAAAAACAGTTTCTATGAGCAAAGGTGCCTATTTAGTAATAGAGCACACCGAAGCACTACACGTTATTGATGTTAATAGCGGAAACCGTTCTAACAAAGCAGGTTCTCAAGAAGACACAGCATTAGAAGTTAACATGATTTCTGCCACAGAAGTTGCACGACAATTACAATTGCGTGATATGGGTGGAATTATAGTTGTTGATTTTATTGATATGCATAAGGCTGAAAATAGAAACAAATTATTTCAGCATTTAAAAGAACAAATGTCTTTTGACAGAACAAAGCATAAAATATTACCGCCAACAAAATTTGGTTTGGTACAAATAACGCGTCAACGAGTAAGACCAGAGTTGAGCATTAAAACTACCGAAGCCAATCCAAATAAAAATGGCCAAGTGGAAGCCCCAATTGTTTTATTAGATAAGATTGAAGCAGAATTAGAAAAAGTACTTTCTAATCCTAAAAATAAAAAGGTAGCATTAAATGTGCACCCTTTTATAGCAGCTTATTTAACTAAAGGAATTAATTCTATTAGATTTAGATGGTTTTTACAACACAAAAAGTGGATTACTATTATACCTCGTGATGCTTATACTTATTTACATTACAAGTTTAAAATTAAACGTAAATAA
- a CDS encoding gliding motility-associated protein GldE, whose product MDPDSGFLFIAFSAINTMVSINIVIVIILLICSALISGTEVAFFSLSQHQLTKLSDQTKGENIVVKLLEHPKKLLGTILITNNFINILIVLLFASLGEVFFSNLTPAIKFLVEVVLVTFLILLFGEVLPKVYATRKAMKFSSFMAKPISILNTLLTPLSLPLISLTSIVENRLGSKNNNLSVERLSQALELTSEGATTKDEQKILQGIVSFGNTETVQIMKPRTDVFALSDEEPYEGVLQKILEKGFSRNPVYKESIDNIIGVLYAKDLLAHLNKKSFKWQQLLREPFFVPENKKLDDLLGDFREKKNHLAIVVDEYGGTSGIVTLEDVIEEIVGDINDEFDEDDLSYSKLDENNYVFEGKTTIKDFCRVLDDDDEEKFEDEKGESETLAGFILEVSGKFPKKGEKINFANYTFTIEALDRRRIKQVKVTRNA is encoded by the coding sequence TTGGACCCAGATTCCGGATTTTTATTTATAGCTTTTTCCGCCATTAACACAATGGTAAGCATCAACATAGTAATAGTAATTATATTATTAATTTGTTCTGCATTAATTTCTGGAACAGAAGTAGCCTTTTTTTCACTTTCACAGCATCAACTTACCAAGCTATCTGACCAAACCAAAGGAGAAAATATTGTTGTAAAACTATTAGAACATCCTAAAAAATTACTAGGAACCATCTTAATAACAAACAATTTTATCAATATTTTAATTGTTTTATTATTTGCTTCTTTAGGCGAAGTTTTTTTCAGCAATTTAACACCTGCTATAAAATTTTTGGTTGAAGTTGTATTAGTTACCTTTCTAATTTTATTGTTTGGCGAGGTTTTACCCAAAGTATATGCCACAAGAAAAGCTATGAAGTTCTCTAGCTTTATGGCTAAACCAATTAGTATCTTAAACACATTATTAACACCACTAAGTTTACCTTTAATTAGCTTAACAAGTATCGTTGAAAATAGATTAGGAAGCAAAAACAACAACTTATCTGTTGAAAGATTATCACAAGCTTTAGAACTAACTTCAGAAGGAGCAACTACTAAAGATGAACAAAAAATATTACAAGGAATTGTAAGCTTCGGAAACACAGAAACGGTTCAAATAATGAAACCAAGAACCGATGTTTTTGCGCTTTCTGATGAAGAGCCTTACGAAGGTGTTTTACAAAAAATCCTAGAAAAAGGTTTTTCTAGAAACCCTGTTTACAAAGAAAGTATAGATAATATTATTGGTGTTTTATACGCCAAAGACTTATTAGCACATCTAAATAAGAAATCTTTTAAATGGCAACAATTATTACGTGAACCCTTTTTTGTTCCTGAAAACAAAAAACTAGACGATTTATTAGGTGATTTTAGGGAAAAGAAAAATCATTTAGCCATTGTTGTAGATGAATATGGTGGAACAAGCGGAATTGTAACTTTAGAAGACGTAATCGAAGAAATTGTTGGAGATATTAATGATGAATTTGATGAAGACGATTTATCTTATTCTAAGTTAGATGAAAACAATTATGTTTTTGAAGGAAAAACAACAATTAAAGATTTTTGTAGGGTTTTAGATGACGATGATGAAGAGAAATTTGAAGATGAAAAAGGCGAAAGTGAAACTTTAGCCGGATTTATTTTAGAGGTTTCTGGAAAATTTCCGAAGAAAGGCGAGAAAATAAACTTTGCCAATTATACGTTTACCATAGAAGCGTTAGATAGAAGGCGCATTAAACAAGTTAAAGTTACCCGAAATGCGTAG
- a CDS encoding single-stranded DNA-binding protein, translating to MAGTINKVILIGNLGDEVKMHYFDDQNCVGRFPIATSESYTNKQTGEKVTTTDWHNIVVRNGLAKVCEKYLTKGDKVYVEGKLKNRQWEQDGVKRYSTEVQVTEMTMLSPKKDSGNTNIPPATNQPVAKKPTEKTVTPEEEDDLPF from the coding sequence ATGGCAGGTACAATAAACAAAGTTATATTAATTGGTAATTTAGGAGACGAAGTAAAAATGCATTATTTTGATGATCAAAATTGTGTTGGACGTTTTCCAATAGCTACTTCAGAAAGTTACACCAATAAACAAACTGGAGAAAAAGTTACTACTACCGATTGGCATAATATTGTTGTTAGAAATGGTTTGGCTAAAGTTTGCGAAAAATATTTAACAAAAGGCGATAAGGTTTATGTGGAGGGGAAACTAAAAAACCGTCAATGGGAACAAGATGGCGTAAAACGTTATTCAACTGAAGTTCAGGTTACAGAAATGACAATGTTATCTCCTAAAAAAGATAGCGGAAATACAAATATTCCGCCAGCAACAAACCAACCAGTTGCCAAAAAACCAACAGAAAAAACGGTTACTCCCGAAGAGGAAGACGATTTACCATTTTAA
- the mutY gene encoding A/G-specific adenine glycosylase — translation MAFSNTLIFWYLQNNRELPWRKTKNPYFVWLSEIMLQQTRVAQGLPYFLKFTEAFPTVFDLAKAEENTVLKLWQGLGYYSRARNLHFTAKHIASELNGEFPDNYKELLQLKGIGDYTASAIASICFNKPNAVVDGNVYRVLSRYFGIKTPINSSAGIKEFKALAQTLIDSKQPGTYNQAIMDFGALHCKPQNPLCHSCPLANSCVALEKKLIKELPIKEKKIKIKHRYFNFLVAVTDKNETIIEERKGKGIWQNLYQFPLLETSRNIDEKEVVASEEFENLFPFESTISLFNTKEIVHKLSHQHLHTRFWIVKTSEVKIKTYNWKIVKEQPVPVLISKFLDNYLSTE, via the coding sequence ATGGCTTTTTCTAACACTTTAATTTTCTGGTACTTACAAAATAACAGGGAATTACCTTGGCGAAAAACCAAAAACCCATACTTTGTTTGGCTTAGCGAAATTATGCTACAACAAACAAGAGTTGCTCAAGGTTTACCTTATTTTCTAAAGTTTACAGAAGCATTTCCTACGGTTTTTGACCTCGCTAAAGCGGAAGAAAATACGGTGTTAAAATTATGGCAAGGCTTAGGATATTATTCAAGAGCACGTAATTTACACTTTACAGCAAAACATATTGCAAGTGAATTAAATGGAGAATTTCCGGATAATTACAAAGAACTATTACAATTAAAAGGAATTGGAGATTACACAGCATCTGCAATAGCATCTATATGTTTTAATAAACCAAACGCTGTTGTAGACGGAAACGTTTATAGAGTACTATCTCGATACTTCGGAATTAAAACACCTATTAACTCTTCTGCAGGAATAAAAGAGTTTAAAGCATTAGCACAAACTTTAATCGACTCAAAACAACCAGGAACATACAACCAAGCAATTATGGACTTTGGCGCGCTTCACTGCAAACCTCAAAATCCGTTGTGTCATAGCTGTCCGCTAGCAAACAGTTGTGTTGCGCTTGAAAAAAAGCTAATAAAAGAGCTTCCCATAAAAGAAAAGAAGATTAAAATAAAACATCGTTATTTTAATTTCTTAGTTGCAGTAACTGATAAAAATGAAACAATTATAGAAGAACGAAAAGGTAAAGGAATTTGGCAAAATCTGTATCAATTTCCATTGCTAGAAACTTCAAGAAATATTGATGAAAAAGAAGTAGTAGCTTCTGAAGAATTTGAAAACTTATTCCCTTTTGAAAGCACTATTTCTCTCTTTAACACAAAGGAGATTGTACATAAACTATCGCATCAACATTTACACACTCGATTTTGGATTGTTAAAACTTCCGAAGTAAAAATAAAAACTTACAACTGGAAAATTGTTAAAGAACAACCCGTTCCTGTGTTAATTTCAAAGTTTTTAGACAACTATTTATCAACTGAATAA
- a CDS encoding M16 family metallopeptidase, with translation MKTKILSIIAIIAMSFSATAQIDRSKMPTPGPDPVVKLGTAEKFSLENGMTVIMVENHKLPRAAATLRIDNKPYAEGNIAGVSDMMGSLLGRGTSTITKDEFNEKVDFLGASVNFFSTGASARSLKKYFPEVLGLMADGVKNSQFTQEEFDKEKQVTLENLKSVEKNIPAIASRVENVLVFGKNHPRGEFTNKETVNNITLDAVKNNFNTYYKPNNAYLIIVGDINPTETKKLVKSLFADWKKGNIPVSTIQKPVNVPTTEISFVDMPNANQSEVAVVNTIDLTLGDKDYYAALLANKILGGGGSARLFQNLREDKAYTYGSYSRVSQSRNTGIFRATAGVRNVVTDSAIVEIQKEINKIRYQKVTEKELQDAKEEYIGGFVMDVQKPATAANYALNIALYDLPEDFYANYIKNINSVTVDDVQNAALKHFRGDKARIMVTGKGIDVLKNLEKGDYVISYFDKEGNPTTKPEMTLPIPAGVTATTVVDTYFDAIGGKDKVATINSVMMISTGKVQGIDLTMTQKQAAPNKMAVVMTGMGQTLSKQIFDGTKGYQEAQGRRKDYAGEELEAAKTTSAPFADAEYKKGKLDRIEPIDGENFYVIKHNKMEIFYNVKTGLKAKEVRTVKGPQGEVKLPTTFSDYKEVNGIKFPHKMGQKMGPMDLSFDLKEVKVNEGVSDADFK, from the coding sequence ATGAAGACAAAAATTTTATCAATAATAGCAATAATAGCAATGTCTTTTAGTGCAACAGCGCAAATTGACAGAAGTAAAATGCCAACTCCAGGACCAGATCCTGTTGTAAAATTAGGAACAGCAGAGAAATTTTCTTTAGAAAACGGAATGACAGTAATTATGGTAGAAAACCATAAATTACCAAGAGCAGCAGCTACTTTAAGAATAGATAATAAACCATATGCTGAAGGAAATATTGCTGGTGTATCTGATATGATGGGAAGTTTATTAGGAAGAGGGACTTCTACTATTACTAAAGATGAATTTAATGAAAAAGTAGATTTTTTAGGAGCAAGTGTTAACTTTTTTAGTACTGGAGCTTCTGCAAGATCATTAAAAAAATACTTTCCAGAAGTATTAGGTTTAATGGCAGATGGTGTTAAAAATTCTCAATTTACACAAGAAGAGTTTGATAAAGAAAAACAAGTGACTTTAGAAAACTTAAAATCTGTAGAAAAGAATATTCCTGCTATTGCAAGTAGAGTTGAAAATGTTTTGGTATTTGGTAAAAACCATCCTCGTGGAGAATTTACAAATAAAGAAACTGTAAATAATATTACTTTGGATGCAGTAAAAAATAATTTCAATACATATTACAAGCCTAATAACGCTTATTTAATAATTGTTGGAGATATTAATCCTACCGAAACTAAAAAATTAGTAAAAAGCTTATTTGCTGATTGGAAAAAAGGAAATATACCAGTTTCTACCATTCAAAAACCGGTAAATGTTCCTACTACAGAAATTAGTTTTGTAGATATGCCAAACGCAAATCAATCTGAAGTTGCAGTTGTAAACACTATCGATTTAACGTTAGGAGACAAAGATTATTATGCTGCATTATTAGCTAACAAAATTCTTGGTGGCGGTGGTTCTGCACGTTTGTTTCAAAATTTACGTGAAGATAAAGCTTATACTTATGGTTCTTATTCAAGAGTTAGCCAAAGTAGAAATACTGGAATATTTAGAGCAACTGCAGGTGTAAGAAATGTAGTTACGGATAGTGCTATTGTAGAAATTCAAAAAGAAATTAACAAGATCCGTTACCAAAAAGTAACTGAAAAAGAATTACAAGATGCTAAAGAAGAATATATTGGAGGTTTTGTAATGGATGTTCAAAAACCAGCAACAGCAGCTAATTACGCGCTAAACATTGCTTTATATGATTTGCCTGAAGATTTTTATGCAAATTACATTAAAAATATTAACTCAGTAACAGTAGATGATGTTCAAAATGCAGCACTAAAACACTTTAGAGGAGATAAAGCAAGAATAATGGTTACGGGTAAAGGAATAGATGTTCTTAAAAACCTTGAAAAAGGAGATTATGTAATCAGTTATTTTGATAAAGAAGGAAACCCGACTACAAAACCAGAAATGACATTGCCAATTCCTGCAGGAGTAACAGCAACAACAGTTGTAGATACATATTTTGATGCTATTGGAGGTAAAGATAAAGTTGCAACAATAAATTCTGTAATGATGATTTCTACGGGAAAAGTGCAAGGAATTGATTTAACAATGACTCAAAAACAAGCTGCACCAAATAAAATGGCTGTTGTTATGACAGGTATGGGGCAAACATTAAGTAAGCAAATTTTTGATGGAACTAAAGGATATCAAGAAGCACAAGGAAGAAGAAAGGATTACGCAGGCGAAGAGTTAGAGGCTGCTAAAACTACAAGTGCTCCTTTTGCAGATGCAGAATACAAAAAAGGAAAACTAGATAGAATTGAACCTATTGATGGTGAAAACTTCTATGTTATTAAGCATAATAAAATGGAAATTTTCTATAATGTCAAAACAGGTTTAAAAGCTAAAGAAGTAAGAACTGTTAAAGGGCCACAAGGTGAAGTGAAACTACCAACAACTTTTTCTGATTACAAAGAAGTTAATGGAATTAAATTTCCACATAAAATGGGACAAAAAATGGGTCCAATGGATTTATCTTTTGATCTTAAAGAAGTAAAAGTTAATGAAGGTGTTTCTGATGCAGATTTTAAATAA